The region CGCACGGTCCGCACGTGCCCGGGCGCCGTCGCCACGACCTTCTGCCAGCCCGCCTCGGTGAGCGTCGCGTTGGTCGCGCGACGATCCTCGGGGCACGGGTTGCGGTCGACATAGCCCCGTTTCTCCAGACGGGACACCACGTGCGACAGGCGCGGCAGTGTCGAGTTGGTCGCGGAGGCCAGAGAGGTCATGCGCAGCGTACGCTCCGGCGACTCGGAGAGCATCGCCATGGTGAAGTACTCGAAGTGGGTCACGTCGGAATCGTGCTGAAGTTGCGAATCCAGGATGCCAGGGAGCACCTCGACGACGGCGACGAACTTCTTCCACGCGGTGAGCTGTTCGGGGGTGAGCCACCGGGTGTCGTCCATTCCCGAAGTTTAGTGTCTTAGTTGATCCGACAACTAAGCGGGAGAGCGGGCTTGACAGCCTTTTTCGGCCCCGTCATGGCAAGCGCTTCCCACCCCGAAAATAGCGGGACTTTTTCACCTACGACGCGCTGTTACGCTGCTGTTCCTCTATCGAACCCACCGCGTTACAGTGGTCGTCGGGGGATCGATATCGGCGCGGTGCTGGTGGAGTCACTCCATCGACGAAGCCGGAGGCAACAACGTGCGACTCCCACAGCAGATCCTTCTGGAGATCTGCCCGCGGTGCGAGACCGGATACCCGCTTGAAATCGTCTACGGGTTCGCGAGCGCGGAGATGTTCGACTCCGCCCTCGCCGGACACATAGCCCTCGGAGGCTGCACCTTCGACGACGACAGCCCCGCCTACCGTTGCCGACGGGCCGACTGCGAGACAGAGTGGGGCCGCTGGGGCGACTTCCCCGACTAGGAGTCGATCTTCTCGAGCAGGCCCTTCGCCG is a window of Conyzicola nivalis DNA encoding:
- a CDS encoding MarR family winged helix-turn-helix transcriptional regulator, yielding MDDTRWLTPEQLTAWKKFVAVVEVLPGILDSQLQHDSDVTHFEYFTMAMLSESPERTLRMTSLASATNSTLPRLSHVVSRLEKRGYVDRNPCPEDRRATNATLTEAGWQKVVATAPGHVRTVRQNVIEPLTDADVADLDRIMGRVLHTIDPQNRFTANGESPRATPAD